The Flammeovirga kamogawensis genome includes a region encoding these proteins:
- a CDS encoding VOC family protein codes for MEKINLENNVITWFEIAVQNLDRAQQFYESILEISMIKRVDGEEEAAFFPFDPKVPQAKSNRVTGVLSQSKKNKPSTNGTMVYINANPNIQNVLHKVEKCGGKIELGKTKIETGSKDVDAGYIAIIIDSEGNRVGLFSVE; via the coding sequence ATGGAAAAGATTAATTTAGAAAACAACGTAATAACTTGGTTTGAAATTGCAGTTCAAAACCTTGACAGAGCACAACAATTCTACGAATCAATCTTAGAAATTTCTATGATTAAAAGAGTTGATGGAGAAGAAGAGGCGGCGTTCTTTCCATTCGATCCAAAGGTTCCTCAAGCAAAATCAAATAGAGTAACAGGAGTTTTATCTCAATCTAAAAAGAATAAGCCTTCTACAAATGGAACAATGGTTTATATAAATGCAAACCCGAATATTCAGAACGTACTCCATAAGGTAGAAAAATGTGGAGGTAAGATTGAACTTGGTAAAACGAAGATAGAAACTGGTTCTAAAGATGTTGATGCTGGATATATTGCAATTATTATTGATTCTGAAGGCAATAGAGTCGGGTTATTCTCTGTAGAATAA
- a CDS encoding DUF5996 family protein has product MSSEINKNKWPVLNFNEMKDTLATLHQWIQIVGKIRLKTMPWQNHSWHTTLYISSHGYTTQSIPYQGKVFQIDFDFEQNKLFIECTGKTTVSIALKPMTVAKFYTLLFDELDNLGIDVTIHGSPNELEVAIPFKENTTNKSYDPKVANDLWKAMVKVNSVFADFRSDFIGKCSPVHLFWGAFDLAVTRFSGKDAPLHQGQMPNMPQKVMQEAYSKEVSSAGFWPGSEGFPSPAFYAYAYPSAPTFGEQKVLPSDAFYSTEMGEFFLKYEDVIKAENPEEMLYSFLQTTYEAAANTANWERNELERTKFNK; this is encoded by the coding sequence ATGTCATCAGAAATTAATAAAAACAAGTGGCCAGTCTTAAACTTTAACGAGATGAAAGACACTCTTGCTACCCTTCATCAATGGATTCAGATTGTTGGTAAAATAAGATTAAAAACTATGCCTTGGCAAAACCATTCATGGCATACCACTTTATATATTTCCTCTCATGGATATACTACCCAAAGTATTCCATATCAAGGTAAGGTTTTTCAAATTGATTTTGACTTTGAACAAAATAAGCTGTTTATTGAATGTACAGGTAAAACAACGGTGAGTATAGCATTAAAACCTATGACAGTAGCTAAATTTTATACGCTATTATTTGATGAATTAGATAACTTAGGGATTGATGTAACCATACATGGTAGCCCAAACGAATTAGAGGTGGCCATTCCATTTAAAGAAAACACTACAAATAAATCTTACGATCCTAAAGTAGCAAATGATCTATGGAAAGCTATGGTAAAAGTAAATAGTGTTTTTGCTGATTTTAGAAGTGATTTTATAGGAAAATGTAGTCCTGTACACTTATTCTGGGGTGCATTTGATTTAGCTGTAACTCGTTTCTCTGGTAAAGATGCTCCATTACACCAAGGTCAGATGCCAAACATGCCTCAAAAAGTTATGCAAGAAGCCTATTCGAAAGAAGTAAGTAGTGCTGGTTTTTGGCCTGGATCTGAGGGATTTCCTTCTCCTGCATTTTATGCCTATGCTTACCCTAGTGCACCAACATTTGGAGAACAAAAAGTTTTACCAAGTGACGCTTTTTATAGTACAGAAATGGGAGAATTTTTCTTAAAATATGAAGATGTTATAAAAGCTGAGAACCCAGAAGAAATGCTTTATTCCTTTTTACAGACAACTTATGAAGCTGCAGCAAACACTGCAAATTGGGAAAGGAATGAATTAGAAAGAACAAAATTTAATAAATAA
- a CDS encoding Crp/Fnr family transcriptional regulator: protein MDELLNYIQSLNDFSTKSWEELQSALTLKTYAKNDMLLKEGEVCNALFYIVDGFCKSYYEVDGVVKNTGFFFENEIATNVNSFGTGEKSKFNISACSSLSTIVFDKKLLFELAKENKEIEDLGRNCLRVFATKQEEFLNLFSLYSPQERLEYIEKNYPNLILRVSLSQLSSFIGVSRETLSRIRKRRMES from the coding sequence ATGGATGAATTACTAAATTATATTCAATCACTTAATGATTTTTCGACTAAAAGTTGGGAAGAATTACAAAGTGCTTTAACCCTTAAAACATATGCTAAAAATGACATGCTGCTTAAAGAAGGAGAAGTATGTAATGCTCTTTTTTACATTGTAGATGGCTTTTGTAAAAGCTATTACGAAGTAGATGGTGTAGTAAAAAACACAGGCTTTTTTTTCGAAAATGAAATTGCGACAAACGTAAATAGTTTTGGAACAGGCGAAAAATCTAAATTCAATATCAGTGCATGTAGTTCTTTATCAACTATAGTATTTGATAAAAAGCTTCTATTTGAACTGGCTAAAGAAAATAAAGAAATTGAAGATCTTGGTAGAAACTGTTTAAGAGTTTTTGCCACAAAACAAGAAGAATTTTTAAATCTATTTAGTCTTTATAGCCCTCAAGAAAGATTAGAATACATAGAAAAAAATTACCCAAACCTTATACTCAGGGTCTCTTTATCTCAACTTTCCTCTTTTATAGGTGTCTCTAGAGAAACGCTTAGCAGAATACGAAAAAGAAGAATGGAATCGTAG
- a CDS encoding DUF434 domain-containing protein — protein MSTTRNRGKQSNDDTLFSTKWIDVIKEATDDLCYLLTRGYPESSTLQLVGHKYRLNKRQHDALSRISCNHNKVTDRSTTEIECADLKGKAIEIDGFNLLILLENALSGAYIFKARDGLYRDISSVHGTYKRVTKTEEALCLIGNVLNELNISTVKWYFDQPVSNSGSLKTRLLELSKTYNFPWEVELVFDPDKVLAKSEHIVVSSDGWIIDNANKWSNLGAFIIENYIKEANTITV, from the coding sequence TTGAGTACAACTAGAAATAGAGGAAAACAATCTAATGATGATACACTCTTCTCAACAAAATGGATTGACGTTATTAAAGAAGCCACCGATGATCTTTGCTATTTACTTACAAGAGGTTATCCTGAGAGTTCTACACTACAATTAGTGGGGCATAAATACAGATTAAATAAAAGGCAGCATGATGCCCTCTCTAGAATTAGTTGTAATCATAATAAAGTAACTGATCGTTCGACAACAGAAATTGAGTGTGCTGACTTAAAAGGGAAAGCAATAGAAATAGATGGTTTTAATCTATTGATTTTATTAGAAAATGCTTTGTCGGGTGCTTATATTTTTAAAGCTAGAGATGGTTTATATAGAGATATTTCTAGTGTACATGGTACTTATAAACGAGTTACAAAAACCGAAGAGGCATTGTGCTTAATAGGTAATGTATTAAATGAGTTGAATATTAGTACTGTAAAATGGTATTTTGATCAACCAGTTTCTAATAGTGGTTCTTTAAAAACAAGGTTATTAGAATTAAGTAAAACGTATAATTTCCCATGGGAAGTTGAACTTGTTTTTGACCCTGATAAAGTACTTGCTAAAAGTGAACACATTGTAGTTTCATCAGATGGTTGGATTATTGACAACGCTAATAAATGGTCTAACCTTGGGGCATTTATTATTGAAAACTATATAAAAGAGGCAAATACAATTACTGTATAA